The proteins below are encoded in one region of Casimicrobium huifangae:
- a CDS encoding histidine phosphatase family protein produces the protein MAIYLVRHTAPDIKPGIMYGASNVPVHAAEFNRQMPVIDALLPQDALVFTSPLSRCRRLADFLSMKGSGRTVIIDPRFIERDLGSWTGKQWEDIPRKEAKAFDANYLDHWPPPMMTDDGPVLRGLNVHPRLGAGESVRAMQMRVIQGFEAAIDIAEGRNLAIVTHAGPIAVMIAYWHREALRRGITPSPGCGEVVLLGEADGYQRASIVSAEAIAA, from the coding sequence ATGGCGATCTATCTTGTCCGCCACACGGCGCCCGACATCAAGCCCGGCATCATGTACGGCGCCAGCAACGTGCCCGTGCACGCTGCCGAATTCAACCGCCAGATGCCGGTGATCGACGCGCTGCTGCCGCAAGACGCGCTGGTGTTCACCAGCCCGTTGTCGCGCTGCCGACGGCTGGCGGACTTCCTGTCGATGAAAGGGAGCGGCCGCACGGTCATCATCGACCCGCGCTTCATAGAGCGCGATCTCGGCAGCTGGACCGGCAAGCAGTGGGAAGACATTCCGCGCAAGGAGGCGAAGGCGTTTGACGCCAACTACCTCGATCACTGGCCGCCGCCAATGATGACCGACGACGGGCCGGTGCTGCGCGGGCTCAATGTGCATCCGCGCCTTGGTGCCGGCGAATCGGTGCGGGCGATGCAGATGCGCGTCATTCAGGGCTTTGAGGCAGCGATCGACATCGCCGAGGGACGCAATCTGGCCATCGTCACCCACGCCGGGCCGATCGCCGTGATGATCGCCTACTGGCACCGCGAGGCGCTGCGCCGCGGCATCACGCCGTCGCCGGGCTGCGGCGAAGTGGTACTGCTCGGCGAGGCTGACGGCTACCAGCGCGCCAGCATCGTCAGTGCTGAGGCGATTGCCGCCTGA
- a CDS encoding DUF3579 domain-containing protein: MTTSATPALPSPSPDSDLVIKGITQSGQQFRPSDWSDRLCGVMSAFGPDEQLRYSPLVTPALRDGLRCVIVRRQLAELEPRLFKFFLSFALDNDLQITFDADAVATLLPDTVRRMSQDSPPLRPAVATKSEDY, translated from the coding sequence ATGACCACCAGCGCGACCCCTGCGCTTCCGTCCCCTTCGCCCGACAGTGATCTCGTCATCAAGGGGATCACGCAGTCGGGGCAGCAGTTCCGCCCGAGCGACTGGTCGGATCGGCTCTGTGGCGTGATGTCGGCTTTCGGCCCGGACGAGCAGCTGCGCTACAGCCCGCTGGTGACCCCGGCATTGCGCGACGGTCTGCGCTGCGTGATTGTGCGCCGCCAGCTTGCGGAGCTGGAGCCGCGACTGTTCAAGTTCTTCCTGAGTTTTGCGCTCGACAATGACTTGCAGATCACCTTCGACGCTGATGCCGTGGCGACGCTGCTGCCTGACACTGTGCGCCGCATGTCGCAGGACTCGCCACCGCTGCGACCTGCCGTTGCGACGAAGTCAGAGGATTACTGA
- the rpsT gene encoding 30S ribosomal protein S20: MANSAQAKKRARQNDKQRAHNAALRTQLRTAVKKVQKAVAAGDQGAALKQMQESQSVIDRIADKKIVHKNLASRVKSNLVRAVKGMGEKKAA; encoded by the coding sequence ATGGCCAATTCCGCCCAAGCCAAGAAGCGCGCCCGTCAAAACGACAAGCAACGCGCCCACAACGCCGCCCTCCGTACGCAACTGCGTACCGCCGTCAAGAAAGTGCAAAAAGCCGTCGCCGCTGGCGATCAGGGCGCTGCACTGAAACAGATGCAGGAATCGCAATCGGTGATCGACCGTATTGCTGACAAGAAGATCGTTCACAAGAACCTGGCTTCCCGCGTGAAGAGCAACCTCGTTCGTGCCGTCAAAGGCATGGGCGAAAAGAAAGCCGCCTAG
- a CDS encoding cysteine-rich CWC family protein translates to MDEVRANPQRSEGEPASTPLQTGGADNAVACRCPRCGDTFSCGARADGCWCQALPPVDPARLGDDPATASCLCPYCLRQAVELLQRTP, encoded by the coding sequence ATGGATGAGGTGCGGGCGAACCCGCAACGGTCGGAAGGGGAGCCGGCAAGCACGCCGCTCCAGACGGGTGGCGCGGACAATGCCGTGGCCTGCCGTTGCCCCCGTTGTGGCGATACCTTCAGCTGTGGTGCCCGCGCCGATGGCTGCTGGTGCCAAGCGCTGCCGCCGGTTGATCCTGCCCGGCTGGGCGACGATCCGGCGACGGCATCCTGTCTTTGCCCCTACTGCCTGCGGCAAGCCGTAGAACTGCTGCAGCGGACACCCTGA
- the murJ gene encoding murein biosynthesis integral membrane protein MurJ, producing MNLFKAIVSVSALTTLSRVAGLAREVVTAKVFGAGAVNDAFEIAFQLPNMMRRLFAEGAFAQAFVPLIAEYKGQRGEAATHQLINRVATLQLVALLAVTLLGILAAPWLIPLFASGFDKTAGKTQLATELLRIMFPYLLFISLTALAGGVMNIWKKFGIPAFTPVLLNAAMIGASLWAAPHFAQPIHALAWGVVVGGVLQLALQLWPLYKLGMFPRLDFHFRDEGVRRMLKTMAPAILGVSVAQVSLLINTNYSSFFGDGAVSWLKKADRLMELPTALLGVAIGTVILPALGALRNEKNSKGYGELLDYGMRFALLATLPAMAVMVVLAVPMIATIFERGAFTAHDALQTGPAVAAYAVGIVALVWIKILAPAFYAQQDTATPVKIAVRVLVITQLFNLFFVWVVFDRYAPTLKHAALALSTSLGAVLNAWWLYRGLRARGLYVPQARWRPFAWQLVAATAFTTVAILIARPDDGWWVAKASGTLDTRWAAGIPLLGAIADAVSSHWTEFRRIGTLASLFALGGAAYLGVLYGFGFRLRDVKR from the coding sequence GTGAACCTGTTCAAAGCCATCGTCAGCGTCTCAGCACTTACCACGCTGTCGCGCGTCGCCGGGCTGGCGCGCGAGGTGGTCACGGCCAAAGTGTTCGGCGCCGGAGCAGTGAACGACGCCTTCGAGATTGCTTTCCAGCTGCCCAACATGATGCGTCGGCTGTTTGCCGAAGGCGCATTTGCACAGGCCTTTGTACCGCTGATCGCAGAATACAAGGGGCAACGCGGCGAAGCGGCCACTCACCAACTGATCAATCGGGTAGCGACGTTGCAACTGGTCGCATTGCTGGCGGTGACGTTGCTCGGCATTCTGGCGGCGCCGTGGCTGATCCCGCTGTTTGCATCGGGCTTCGACAAGACCGCCGGCAAGACGCAGCTTGCCACCGAGCTGCTGCGCATCATGTTCCCCTATCTGCTGTTCATTTCGCTGACCGCACTGGCCGGGGGCGTGATGAATATCTGGAAGAAATTCGGCATTCCTGCCTTCACCCCGGTATTGCTCAATGCGGCCATGATCGGAGCTTCACTGTGGGCCGCACCGCACTTCGCGCAGCCGATCCACGCGCTGGCGTGGGGGGTGGTGGTCGGTGGCGTGCTGCAATTGGCCTTACAGCTTTGGCCGCTCTACAAGCTGGGCATGTTTCCGCGGCTGGACTTCCATTTCCGCGACGAAGGCGTGCGGCGGATGCTGAAGACGATGGCGCCGGCCATTCTTGGCGTCTCGGTCGCCCAGGTCAGCCTGCTGATCAACACCAATTACTCGTCGTTTTTCGGCGATGGCGCCGTGAGCTGGCTGAAAAAGGCGGACCGCTTGATGGAGCTACCCACCGCGCTGCTCGGGGTTGCCATCGGTACGGTGATCCTTCCCGCGCTGGGCGCCTTGCGGAATGAAAAGAACAGCAAGGGCTACGGCGAGCTGCTCGACTACGGCATGCGTTTCGCGCTGCTCGCTACGCTGCCGGCAATGGCGGTGATGGTGGTGCTGGCGGTGCCGATGATTGCCACCATCTTTGAGCGCGGCGCATTTACAGCACACGATGCGCTGCAGACCGGCCCGGCGGTGGCCGCTTACGCCGTCGGTATCGTGGCATTGGTGTGGATCAAGATCCTGGCTCCGGCGTTCTACGCGCAGCAAGACACGGCGACGCCAGTGAAGATCGCGGTACGCGTGCTGGTGATCACCCAGTTGTTCAATCTGTTCTTTGTCTGGGTAGTGTTTGATCGCTATGCACCAACGCTGAAACATGCGGCGCTGGCGCTGTCCACCAGCCTTGGCGCAGTGCTCAACGCGTGGTGGCTGTATCGCGGGCTGCGCGCGCGCGGGCTTTACGTGCCGCAGGCGCGCTGGCGGCCTTTTGCCTGGCAGCTCGTGGCGGCAACCGCGTTCACCACAGTGGCGATCCTGATTGCGCGACCGGACGACGGCTGGTGGGTGGCGAAGGCCTCGGGCACGCTCGATACCCGTTGGGCGGCGGGCATCCCGTTGCTCGGCGCCATCGCTGACGCCGTTTCTTCACACTGGACCGAGTTTCGCCGCATTGGCACACTGGCCTCGCTGTTTGCGCTGGGCGGTGCCGCCTATCTTGGCGTGCTTTACGGCTTTGGCTTCCGTCTCCGTGACGTGAAGCGCTAG
- the fur gene encoding ferric iron uptake transcriptional regulator produces MPARAQDLKDAGLKATLPRMKVLDLFQNSKVRHMTAEDVYRLLMDEGLDVGLATIYRVLTQFEQAGLLKRHHFEGGKSIFELNEGDKHDHIVCVNTGKVVEFHDAEIEKRIAKIVKDHGFELVDHVLHIRALAPVTDAPKRPARKLS; encoded by the coding sequence ATGCCCGCTCGCGCACAAGACCTCAAGGATGCCGGACTCAAGGCCACGCTGCCGCGCATGAAGGTGCTGGACCTGTTCCAGAACTCCAAGGTCCGCCACATGACGGCCGAGGACGTGTACCGGCTGCTGATGGACGAAGGCCTGGACGTCGGCCTTGCCACCATTTACCGCGTGCTGACCCAGTTTGAGCAGGCGGGGCTGCTGAAGCGCCATCATTTCGAGGGTGGCAAATCAATCTTCGAATTGAACGAAGGCGACAAGCACGACCATATCGTCTGTGTGAACACCGGCAAGGTCGTCGAATTCCACGACGCCGAGATTGAAAAGCGCATCGCCAAGATCGTCAAGGATCACGGCTTCGAGTTGGTCGATCACGTGCTGCACATCCGCGCGCTGGCGCCTGTAACCGACGCACCCAAGCGCCCGGCGCGCAAGCTGTCGTAA
- the argF gene encoding ornithine carbamoyltransferase, with product MSTAKFTAPVAKVRHFLQMSDFSAEEYAYLFERTRIIKDRFKRYELYHPLRDRTLAMVFEKNSTRTRVSFEAGMNQLGGSAIFLTSETSQISRGEPVEDLARVVSRMVDVVMIRTFKQSVVEKFAEYSRVPVINGLTDDHHPCQVLADLFTYVEQRGDIKGKIVTWVGDANNMLNSWLQAAKILGFTVHASTPPGYAIPDAMLKAAGDSVKVFADPLEAARGSHLVTTDVWTSMGFEAETEARKKAFADWCVDEEMMALADTSAVFMHCLPAHRGEEVTAGVIDGPQSVVWDEAENRLHAQKALLEYLVVGEVKS from the coding sequence ATGTCCACGGCCAAGTTCACCGCGCCGGTCGCCAAAGTGCGGCATTTCCTGCAAATGAGCGATTTCTCTGCCGAGGAATACGCCTACCTGTTCGAACGCACCCGCATCATCAAGGATCGCTTCAAGCGCTACGAGCTGTATCACCCGCTGCGTGACCGCACGCTGGCGATGGTGTTCGAGAAGAACTCCACCCGCACCCGTGTCTCGTTCGAGGCTGGCATGAACCAGCTCGGTGGTTCGGCCATCTTTCTGACCAGCGAAACCTCGCAGATCTCGCGCGGCGAGCCGGTGGAGGACCTCGCCCGCGTGGTCAGCCGCATGGTCGACGTGGTGATGATCCGCACCTTCAAGCAGAGCGTCGTCGAAAAATTCGCCGAATACTCGCGGGTACCGGTCATCAATGGGCTCACCGACGATCACCATCCCTGTCAGGTGCTGGCCGACCTGTTCACCTACGTCGAGCAACGCGGCGACATCAAAGGCAAGATCGTCACCTGGGTGGGAGACGCCAACAACATGCTCAATTCGTGGCTGCAGGCCGCGAAGATTCTGGGCTTCACGGTACACGCTTCAACGCCGCCGGGCTACGCCATCCCTGACGCGATGCTCAAGGCGGCGGGTGACAGCGTGAAGGTATTCGCCGACCCGCTTGAAGCGGCGCGCGGTTCGCACCTCGTTACCACCGACGTATGGACCAGCATGGGCTTCGAGGCCGAAACCGAGGCGCGCAAGAAGGCGTTTGCCGACTGGTGCGTTGACGAAGAGATGATGGCGCTGGCGGATACCTCCGCTGTGTTCATGCACTGCCTGCCTGCCCATCGCGGCGAAGAAGTCACCGCCGGCGTCATCGACGGTCCACAAAGCGTGGTGTGGGACGAAGCGGAGAACCGTCTGCACGCGCAGAAAGCGTTGCTGGAATACCTCGTCGTTGGCGAAGTCAAATCGTGA
- the dapB gene encoding 4-hydroxy-tetrahydrodipicolinate reductase yields the protein MANLAIAGASGRMGRMLFEAAAADRDCTLVGALDAPGSPALGVSARVFGGNADVLVTADVATLANGRARATLIDFTRPEATLTYVDACVTHGVAMVIGTTGLDDGAKAKIADAARKIPIVFSPNYSLGVNTVFKLLELAAKSLDSGYDVEILEMHHRMKVDAPSGTALKLGEVIAEAQGTRLSDRAVYAREGHTGERKNGTIGFATLRGGDVVGDHTVIFAGSGERIEITHKSASRMSYALGAIRAAKFLHGKAEGLFDMHDVLGLK from the coding sequence ATGGCCAATCTCGCCATCGCCGGCGCGTCGGGCCGGATGGGCCGCATGCTGTTTGAGGCGGCGGCCGCGGATCGTGATTGCACGCTGGTGGGCGCGCTTGACGCGCCGGGCAGCCCGGCGCTGGGTGTCTCGGCGCGGGTGTTCGGTGGCAATGCTGACGTGCTGGTGACGGCCGATGTCGCAACGCTGGCGAACGGACGGGCGCGCGCGACGCTGATCGACTTTACCCGCCCCGAGGCCACGCTGACCTACGTCGACGCCTGTGTGACGCATGGCGTCGCCATGGTGATCGGTACCACCGGGCTAGACGACGGCGCCAAGGCAAAAATCGCCGACGCGGCCCGGAAAATTCCGATTGTGTTCTCGCCAAATTACTCGCTCGGTGTCAACACCGTGTTCAAACTGCTGGAGCTGGCGGCAAAGTCGCTGGACAGCGGCTACGACGTCGAAATCCTCGAGATGCATCACCGCATGAAGGTCGATGCACCGTCGGGCACGGCCCTCAAGCTTGGCGAAGTGATTGCCGAGGCGCAGGGCACGCGGCTCTCCGACCGCGCCGTGTATGCCCGGGAAGGGCACACCGGCGAGCGCAAAAACGGCACTATCGGCTTCGCCACCCTGCGCGGCGGCGACGTCGTCGGCGACCATACGGTCATCTTCGCCGGCAGCGGCGAGCGCATCGAGATCACCCACAAATCCGCCAGCCGCATGAGCTACGCGCTCGGCGCCATTCGCGCGGCAAAGTTTTTGCATGGCAAAGCCGAAGGGTTGTTTGACATGCATGACGTGCTCGGGCTGAAGTAA
- a CDS encoding outer membrane protein assembly factor BamE, whose protein sequence is MRAISSLFALLAALALSGCGLVYKMEINQGNYVTQDMVAKLKEGQTRQQVKLLLGTPTTESVFHKDRWDYAYSLERRGKTVTSHKLTVVFADEKLKSWTVADLPTSPVVDRDPAYAILEKDKKPDDSPGWWSRIADWWRK, encoded by the coding sequence ATGCGCGCCATATCTTCCCTGTTTGCCCTGCTCGCCGCCCTGGCGCTCTCCGGTTGCGGCCTCGTCTACAAGATGGAAATCAATCAGGGCAACTACGTCACCCAGGACATGGTGGCCAAGCTGAAAGAGGGGCAGACGCGGCAGCAGGTCAAGCTGCTGCTCGGCACGCCGACCACCGAAAGCGTGTTCCACAAGGACCGCTGGGACTACGCCTACTCGCTGGAGCGGCGCGGCAAGACGGTCACCTCGCACAAGCTGACCGTGGTGTTCGCCGACGAAAAGCTGAAGAGCTGGACGGTCGCCGATCTGCCGACGTCGCCGGTGGTGGACCGTGACCCGGCGTACGCCATTCTCGAAAAAGACAAAAAGCCGGACGACAGCCCGGGCTGGTGGTCGCGCATCGCCGACTGGTGGCGCAAGTAG
- a CDS encoding flavin reductase family protein produces MIDAEHTSRPPAEMQPVPLAKAYRLLNHGPTVLVSAAHGGQRNVMAAAWNMALDFEPCKVSVVIDKSTWTRELIEASGRFALNVPARGIASEVLAIGNTSGRDLDRTRYADKFAAFGLDTFAGTDPALPLVTGCVAWLECTLIPEPHNQQRYDLFIGEVTAAWADSRVFTNGHWTYRADTPTELQTLHYVAGGTFLSIGAAFNMTAAAMRTAD; encoded by the coding sequence ATGATCGACGCTGAACACACATCCCGCCCGCCCGCCGAGATGCAACCGGTGCCGTTGGCCAAGGCCTACCGCCTGCTCAACCATGGCCCCACTGTTCTCGTTTCAGCCGCACATGGCGGTCAACGCAATGTGATGGCCGCCGCGTGGAACATGGCATTGGATTTTGAGCCGTGCAAGGTGTCCGTGGTCATCGACAAATCGACCTGGACACGCGAGCTGATCGAAGCCAGCGGTCGCTTCGCACTCAACGTCCCGGCACGTGGTATCGCAAGCGAAGTGCTCGCCATCGGCAACACCTCGGGCCGTGACCTCGACCGCACCAGATATGCCGACAAATTCGCTGCCTTCGGCCTAGACACCTTCGCAGGCACCGACCCGGCGTTGCCCCTCGTCACCGGCTGTGTCGCCTGGCTCGAATGCACGCTAATCCCCGAGCCACACAACCAGCAGCGCTACGACCTCTTCATCGGCGAAGTCACCGCTGCGTGGGCCGATTCACGCGTGTTCACGAACGGGCATTGGACATACCGCGCAGACACGCCAACGGAATTGCAGACGCTGCACTATGTCGCGGGTGGGACGTTCTTGTCGATCGGCGCGGCGTTCAACATGACGGCGGCGGCGATGCGCACCGCGGATTAG
- a CDS encoding KOW motif-containing protein → MATSTATAPKDGDACQVIGGTHKGKSGTVRDLNVSKTGHLTITVVQANGERFKTLARNVVVTASGGR, encoded by the coding sequence GTGGCAACCAGCACTGCAACGGCACCGAAAGACGGCGACGCCTGTCAGGTGATTGGCGGCACCCACAAGGGTAAATCCGGCACCGTGCGCGACCTGAACGTCAGCAAGACCGGCCATCTCACCATCACCGTGGTGCAGGCCAACGGCGAGCGCTTCAAGACGCTGGCCAGGAACGTGGTGGTCACTGCGTCGGGCGGTCGCTGA
- a CDS encoding RluA family pseudouridine synthase, translating into MLAVVAIDDSFIVVDKPSGLLSVPGRGPDKQDCLSARVQREFPDALIVHRLDMETSGLMVLGRGIEAQRALGRAFEQRRVGKRYEAVVDGLLADDSGTVDLPLICDWPNRPRQMVSHELGKPSTTHYQVISRDEQTARTRVSLTPVTGRSHQLRVHMAALGHPIVGDSLYAATPPAPGERLLLHAAELSFPHPRTGEAVTVRSAVPF; encoded by the coding sequence GTGCTCGCGGTGGTCGCCATCGACGACAGCTTTATCGTCGTCGACAAACCCAGCGGTCTGCTGTCGGTTCCCGGTCGCGGGCCGGACAAGCAGGATTGCCTCAGCGCCCGCGTGCAACGCGAATTCCCCGATGCGCTGATCGTGCACCGGCTCGACATGGAGACATCCGGCCTGATGGTGTTGGGCCGAGGGATCGAGGCGCAGCGTGCACTCGGGCGCGCGTTCGAACAACGGCGCGTGGGCAAGCGCTACGAGGCCGTTGTCGATGGGTTACTCGCGGATGACAGTGGCACGGTTGATCTGCCACTGATCTGTGATTGGCCCAATCGGCCGCGACAAATGGTCAGCCATGAGCTGGGCAAACCGTCCACCACACACTATCAGGTGATTTCGCGGGACGAGCAAACCGCCCGTACCCGTGTATCGCTGACACCCGTGACCGGACGCAGCCATCAACTGCGCGTGCACATGGCCGCGCTCGGGCATCCCATCGTCGGTGACAGCCTTTACGCTGCAACGCCCCCCGCGCCAGGCGAGCGCCTGCTGTTGCACGCCGCCGAACTTTCCTTTCCGCACCCCCGCACCGGAGAAGCAGTGACGGTTCGCTCGGCGGTCCCGTTTTAG